In one Chryseobacterium camelliae genomic region, the following are encoded:
- a CDS encoding MarR family winged helix-turn-helix transcriptional regulator, whose translation MDNNKDKIENVDLILKQTWLAVSKMYTDLAQEHDSTAVQALTLLKIDPKEGTRSTNLGPKMAIEPTSLTRIIKLLEDNGYIYKEKTTTDKREVIIKLTDKGLNSRNISKEVVVNFNRRVMEKISPEKMETFKEVMCEIMKIATDLNNRK comes from the coding sequence ATGGATAACAATAAAGATAAAATAGAAAACGTAGATTTAATTTTAAAACAGACGTGGTTAGCTGTTTCTAAAATGTACACAGATCTTGCTCAGGAGCATGATTCTACAGCAGTTCAGGCGCTTACTCTTCTTAAAATTGACCCGAAAGAAGGAACCAGAAGCACAAATCTAGGCCCTAAAATGGCTATTGAGCCCACCTCACTTACAAGAATCATCAAACTTCTCGAAGACAACGGATATATCTATAAAGAAAAGACAACCACAGATAAACGTGAGGTGATTATTAAACTAACGGATAAAGGATTGAACTCCAGAAATATATCCAAGGAGGTTGTCGTAAATTTTAACAGGAGAGTAATGGAAAAGATTTCACCGGAAAAAATGGAAACATTCAAAGAAGTAATGTGTGAAATCATGAAAATAGCAACAGACCTAAACAACAGAAAATAA
- a CDS encoding ABC transporter ATP-binding protein has protein sequence MHLQIQQANIGYNNTLISNANANLNLGEVCLLIGNNGVGKTTLIKSILHQIPLLSGEISIHQKNVKNLSVKEVAEHIAVVFSKSIIPQNYTVEDLISLGKYIYYPFYFELKKEDREEVAHIIAELDLIQYKNTLLKNLSDGNLQKAFIGRALTQNSPIIILDEPTTHLDEKNKIIILKTLRKLAQEQNKLILFSSHDWRLAKEFADKIWYVKDHHLYTGIVEDVLLQHDELTNASLFQINDQFVAPKIIAPDFYKEMLYSLLQKNFKKDLSALNFEFQNDFWLISGNSLKQQCESFEEIVNFVKTIY, from the coding sequence ATGCACCTACAAATCCAACAAGCAAATATCGGTTACAACAATACCTTAATTTCAAATGCAAACGCCAATTTGAATTTAGGAGAAGTATGTCTGTTGATTGGTAACAACGGTGTAGGAAAAACGACTTTAATCAAATCGATTTTACATCAGATTCCACTGCTAAGCGGAGAAATCTCTATTCATCAAAAAAATGTAAAAAACCTTTCCGTTAAAGAAGTTGCAGAACATATTGCGGTAGTTTTTTCAAAATCAATTATTCCGCAGAATTATACGGTTGAAGATTTGATTTCTTTAGGGAAATATATTTACTATCCTTTCTATTTTGAACTTAAAAAAGAAGACCGGGAAGAAGTTGCACATATTATTGCAGAGCTTGATTTAATACAGTATAAAAATACATTACTCAAAAATCTTTCAGATGGCAACCTTCAAAAAGCTTTTATTGGTAGGGCTTTAACGCAGAACTCCCCTATCATAATCCTGGATGAGCCCACCACACATCTGGATGAAAAGAATAAGATCATCATTCTGAAAACACTTCGCAAATTAGCTCAGGAACAAAATAAATTAATCTTGTTTTCTTCCCACGACTGGCGTTTAGCAAAAGAATTTGCAGATAAGATATGGTACGTAAAAGACCATCATTTGTACACGGGAATTGTTGAAGATGTTTTGCTGCAGCATGATGAATTGACCAATGCTTCGCTGTTTCAGATTAATGACCAATTTGTTGCTCCCAAAATCATTGCCCCTGATTTTTATAAAGAAATGTTGTATTCTTTGCTGCAAAAAAACTTTAAAAAAGATCTTTCTGCGCTAAATTTTGAATTTCAGAACGATTTTTGGTTAATTTCCGGTAACTCCTTAAAACAACAATGCGAATCTTTTGAAGAAATCGTTAATTTCGTGAAAACCATTTACTAA
- a CDS encoding FecCD family ABC transporter permease has product MSNKFKILCLILIIAIVLTAVINLNTGFISLQIQDFFQDSTNSQIAEIRVNRVLVMFLAGISIPTSGFLMQEYFQNPLAGPDILGITSVASLSVAFYIFFSHDILIPEFLQNSFLSLAAIGGSLLLMLVLLSMSNKFQDKSYLIIFGFLVSAFAGAIVSLLQLYAENQSLKNYILWSFGANNMVSRNQVYVLTVLVIIGLFICFKSIKPLIGNSLGSSYAQSLGVNLHQLKLLIIVASSLLSASVTAFLGPILFIGIIVPHFCRLIYNPAKLWQQWILNMFLGVFIMLFFSIIAEKTQIPLNVISSVFGIPVILLMLLKQNKA; this is encoded by the coding sequence ATGTCAAATAAGTTTAAAATCCTGTGCTTAATTTTAATAATCGCCATAGTTTTAACCGCGGTTATCAATCTGAACACAGGATTTATAAGTTTGCAGATTCAGGATTTTTTTCAGGACTCAACGAATAGCCAGATTGCAGAAATTCGGGTAAATCGGGTTTTAGTGATGTTTTTGGCGGGAATATCCATTCCTACTTCCGGGTTTCTGATGCAGGAATATTTTCAGAATCCCTTAGCCGGACCCGATATCTTGGGAATCACTTCTGTAGCGAGTTTATCTGTGGCTTTTTATATTTTCTTTTCACATGATATTCTGATTCCTGAATTTCTTCAAAACAGTTTTCTAAGTTTAGCCGCAATTGGGGGAAGTTTATTATTGATGCTGGTTCTATTATCCATGTCCAATAAATTCCAGGATAAATCGTATCTGATCATCTTTGGTTTTTTGGTTTCCGCTTTTGCCGGAGCAATTGTTTCCTTACTACAGTTGTATGCAGAAAATCAAAGCCTGAAAAATTACATTTTATGGTCTTTTGGAGCGAATAATATGGTGTCAAGAAATCAGGTGTATGTATTGACCGTTTTGGTGATAATAGGGTTATTTATTTGTTTTAAAAGTATAAAACCATTAATCGGAAATTCATTAGGAAGTTCATATGCACAAAGCTTGGGCGTTAATTTACATCAGTTAAAACTATTGATTATTGTTGCTTCTTCCCTGCTTTCAGCTTCTGTTACGGCATTCTTAGGACCTATTTTATTTATAGGAATTATTGTTCCCCATTTCTGCAGACTGATTTACAACCCTGCAAAACTTTGGCAGCAATGGATTTTGAATATGTTTTTAGGAGTGTTCATTATGCTGTTTTTTTCGATCATTGCAGAAAAAACACAGATTCCTTTAAATGTTATAAGTTCCGTTTTCGGAATTCCGGTAATTTTGTTGATGCTTTTGAAGCAGAATAAAGCGTGA
- a CDS encoding TlpA family protein disulfide reductase, protein MKKIILSTLVLFALASCKKESQKNDEAVAATDSISTSEPSSAAAPLKMLTLDKVSELLNKKNDTLYVTNFFATWCGPCVREIPHFKNKIEELKGKPVKITFVSLDQKEVWNTEVPRFVAEHGIQNHTVLVDGQLMDEYFFKNNFKQWTGNAIPFTFMRKGDETDETLGMITEEQLNEKINSFLK, encoded by the coding sequence ATGAAGAAGATAATTTTATCCACGCTTGTTCTGTTTGCCTTAGCAAGTTGTAAAAAAGAAAGCCAGAAAAATGATGAAGCTGTTGCAGCAACAGATTCTATTTCCACCTCAGAACCATCTTCTGCAGCCGCTCCATTGAAAATGCTTACCTTGGATAAAGTTTCCGAGCTTTTAAATAAAAAAAATGACACCCTTTATGTCACCAATTTCTTTGCAACATGGTGTGGTCCTTGTGTAAGAGAAATACCGCATTTTAAGAATAAAATAGAGGAGTTAAAAGGAAAACCTGTAAAAATAACCTTTGTAAGTCTAGATCAGAAAGAAGTATGGAATACCGAAGTTCCTCGTTTTGTAGCTGAACATGGAATTCAAAATCACACCGTTCTTGTAGACGGACAGCTTATGGATGAATATTTCTTCAAAAATAATTTCAAGCAATGGACTGGAAATGCAATTCCTTTTACATTCATGAGAAAAGGTGATGAAACAGATGAAACTTTAGGAATGATTACCGAAGAACAGCTAAACGAAAAAATTAATTCTTTTCTAAAATAA
- a CDS encoding ferredoxin--NADP reductase: MEQQIYKGKLTQFHWLKIAKKQELTKNTFSLEFEIPENLKANFEFEAGQFVSVKFQAHGKEVINDYSMTSAPYEHKVTLGIKVNSPDGATSQLFKNYNIGDRLLVSEPNGRFTLVSKPSEFRTIVGFAAGIGITPILSHFKNILHNEPRTRLFLFYGNKSSQDLIYREQLDNLARTCGERLQIFYFYSQEKTSNNFFYGRLDEKKLGLIINQILHLDDTDEESTIWDAVDDVLICGKGEMIKTLANACYHHGIPKKNIHFELFEEFNDDIYPIEKEFPLIEKVEVEFKMLGQKYETEFPDNKEKILQQLLVQKFPVPYSCKSGICGSCECILEEGEVELLENEYLTEKEEEKGHILACMSIAKSKKIKLNFDLS; this comes from the coding sequence ATGGAACAACAAATCTATAAAGGGAAACTGACACAGTTTCATTGGTTAAAAATAGCGAAAAAGCAAGAACTGACCAAAAATACTTTTTCTCTGGAGTTCGAAATTCCTGAGAATTTAAAGGCTAATTTTGAGTTTGAAGCCGGACAGTTTGTAAGTGTGAAATTTCAGGCTCACGGTAAAGAAGTGATTAATGATTATTCGATGACTTCGGCTCCGTATGAACATAAAGTAACATTAGGAATAAAGGTAAATTCTCCTGACGGAGCAACCTCACAATTATTCAAAAATTATAATATTGGTGATCGGTTACTGGTAAGTGAACCTAATGGGAGGTTTACTTTGGTGTCGAAACCCAGTGAATTCAGAACGATTGTAGGCTTTGCCGCAGGAATTGGAATTACGCCTATTTTAAGCCATTTCAAAAACATACTTCATAATGAGCCCCGAACGAGATTATTTTTATTTTATGGAAATAAAAGCTCGCAGGATTTAATTTACAGGGAACAGCTGGATAATCTTGCCAGAACTTGCGGTGAAAGATTACAGATTTTCTATTTTTATTCTCAGGAAAAAACATCCAATAATTTCTTTTACGGAAGACTGGATGAAAAAAAACTTGGTTTAATTATCAATCAAATCCTTCATTTGGATGATACTGATGAGGAATCTACGATCTGGGATGCGGTAGATGATGTGTTGATTTGCGGAAAAGGAGAAATGATTAAAACATTGGCAAATGCTTGCTATCATCACGGAATTCCGAAAAAAAACATTCATTTTGAGCTTTTTGAAGAGTTTAATGATGATATTTATCCTATCGAGAAAGAATTTCCTCTCATTGAAAAGGTAGAAGTGGAATTTAAAATGCTGGGTCAAAAATATGAAACCGAATTTCCGGACAATAAGGAAAAAATTCTGCAACAATTGCTTGTTCAGAAATTTCCTGTTCCGTATTCATGTAAATCCGGAATTTGCGGAAGTTGTGAATGTATTTTGGAAGAAGGCGAGGTTGAACTTCTTGAGAATGAATATTTAACGGAAAAAGAAGAGGAGAAAGGA